One segment of Clostridium botulinum DNA contains the following:
- a CDS encoding iron-containing alcohol dehydrogenase family protein → MSSYSLFLPSYSIGSDVYKEIPKICEAYGRKAVVVGGKTAIAKAKKELLDGLKGSNIEIVDFVWFGGDSSYENVEMLKKNPIVRDAEMVFAVGGGRSIDTSKTMCDQTGQSLFVFPTIASNCAAITQTTVIYDSNHVFKELYFTKKSATHCFINTKIIAEAPSNFIWAGIGDALSKEYECTFSSRGDELDHTNLLGVDISRNCVEPLLKYGKRAYEDVKINKVSNEVEQVILNIIITTGLVSVLVKNDYNSCLAHSVYYGCTILQNIERNHLHGEIVSYGVLVMLTCDKQFKERDRVYKFNKSIGLPICLDDIEVKEGDIDKVLDKIMETGDIKHVPYEITRKMIYNAIMDLEKAIV, encoded by the coding sequence ATGAGTAGTTATAGTTTGTTTTTACCAAGTTATAGTATAGGGAGTGATGTTTATAAAGAAATCCCTAAAATTTGTGAAGCTTATGGAAGGAAGGCTGTAGTGGTTGGTGGAAAAACAGCAATAGCAAAAGCTAAGAAAGAACTTTTAGATGGGCTTAAAGGTTCAAATATAGAGATAGTAGATTTTGTATGGTTTGGGGGAGATTCTTCATATGAGAATGTAGAGATGCTTAAGAAAAATCCGATAGTTAGAGATGCTGAGATGGTATTTGCAGTTGGTGGAGGAAGAAGTATTGATACAAGCAAAACAATGTGTGATCAAACAGGACAATCACTATTTGTATTTCCGACAATAGCTTCAAATTGCGCTGCAATAACACAAACAACAGTAATTTATGATTCTAATCATGTATTTAAAGAATTATATTTTACAAAAAAATCAGCAACACATTGCTTTATTAATACTAAAATAATAGCAGAAGCACCAAGTAATTTTATATGGGCAGGTATAGGAGATGCATTATCAAAAGAATATGAATGTACATTTTCTTCAAGAGGTGATGAACTTGATCATACTAATCTTTTAGGGGTGGATATAAGCCGTAATTGCGTTGAACCACTTTTGAAATATGGTAAAAGAGCTTATGAGGATGTTAAAATTAATAAAGTATCAAATGAGGTAGAACAAGTAATTCTTAATATAATAATTACTACAGGACTTGTATCTGTTCTTGTGAAAAATGATTACAATAGTTGTCTTGCTCATTCAGTGTATTATGGATGTACTATATTACAAAATATAGAAAGAAATCATTTGCATGGTGAAATAGTTTCTTATGGTGTTTTAGTTATGCTAACATGTGATAAGCAATTTAAAGAACGTGATAGGGTTTATAAGTTTAATAAGAGCATTGGACTTCCAATATGTTTAGATGATATTGAGGTGAAAGAAGGAGATATTGATAAAGTACTTGATAAGATAATGGAAACAGGTGATATAAAGCATGTACCTTATGAAATAACAAGAAAAATGATTTATAATGCAATAATGGATTTAGAAAAAGCAATAGTATAA